A window from Nasonia vitripennis strain AsymCx chromosome 5 unlocalized genomic scaffold, Nvit_psr_1.1 chr5_random0002, whole genome shotgun sequence encodes these proteins:
- the LOC116417805 gene encoding uncharacterized protein LOC116417805 gives MDKVREARTQLQAYRNASSDEQLRADCFRVDLELEQFEVFLQQALEHRETRALTTRYASSSNFPVIQDAQVPQLFVNNKPVLRLFLRDILYRVTRKKLYECLSAQGCTDFSIDSLKNTRKGSVAVISCKLLSSSCAIQIKSCKKELTFTDP, from the coding sequence ATGGACAAGGTCAGAGAAGCTCGAACACAGCTGCAGGCATACAGAAATGCCTCTTCCGATGAGCAGCTGCGTGCGGATTGCTTTCGAGTTGATTTAGAGCTCGAGCAATTCGAAGTCTTCCTTCAGCAAGCCCTCGAGCATCGCGAAACACGAGCACTCACCACCAGATACGCGAGTTCGTCAAATTTTCCGGTCATCCAAGATGCTCAAGTTCCTCAATTGTTCGTCAACAACAAACCTGTATTGCGACTTTTCCTGCGTGACATCCTGTATCGCGTTACTAGGAAAAAGCTCTACGAATGTTTGTCAGCACAAGGGTGCACCGATTTTTCCATAGATAGTCTTAAGAATACAAGAAAGGGCTCCGTCGCGGTCATTTCTTGCAAGTTGCTGTCATCCTCATGCGCTATTCAGATCAAatcttgtaaaaaagaactgacCTTCACAGATCCTTGA